One genomic segment of Pirellulales bacterium includes these proteins:
- a CDS encoding site-2 protease family protein has product MSAYRWRLFKLFGIPISVNLSWVVILALITLTISASIPAWTNEYFGASASQLVLWQRWLLGLIAALTFFACIVLHELGHALVARSWGLPIQGITLFLFGGVSELKGEPTSAASEFWMAVAGPFVSLLLGLVFGLLAWLGYQAGWSPPIVVVFGYLGAINLLLLAFNMVPAFPLDGGRVLRSALWATTGNLRRATHWASAAGQVFAWLLIAWGIVQLFAGNWLGGIWLGLIGMFLNDAAQSSYRQVIIRNALRGEPVRRFMNSQPIVVPQSLDLSHWVEDYVYRFHHRAFPVTSNGHLEGYISTQEHSKMPRTEWIRRTVGEVMQRNLEPIEITPEADALAALGKMQRSGCSRLLVVEHEQLLGIISVKDLLQFLDLKMELESGEDNTLDRCT; this is encoded by the coding sequence ATGTCCGCCTACCGCTGGCGATTGTTCAAATTGTTTGGAATTCCCATCTCGGTAAACTTGAGTTGGGTCGTTATCCTCGCTCTCATCACACTGACGATATCTGCATCAATTCCCGCATGGACAAATGAATACTTTGGTGCCAGCGCTTCACAGCTTGTGCTGTGGCAGAGATGGCTTCTTGGATTGATTGCTGCATTGACCTTCTTTGCCTGTATCGTTCTTCATGAACTAGGCCACGCCTTAGTGGCCCGCTCCTGGGGTTTGCCAATTCAAGGCATCACGCTGTTTCTTTTCGGCGGAGTTTCGGAACTTAAAGGGGAGCCAACGTCGGCGGCGAGCGAGTTTTGGATGGCTGTTGCCGGTCCATTTGTGAGCCTACTCCTGGGACTGGTTTTTGGGTTATTGGCATGGTTGGGTTATCAGGCTGGCTGGTCTCCACCGATAGTCGTCGTGTTTGGTTATCTTGGCGCCATCAATCTTTTGCTGCTTGCGTTCAATATGGTTCCGGCATTTCCGTTGGATGGCGGTCGAGTGCTACGTTCCGCTTTGTGGGCGACTACGGGGAATTTGCGTCGGGCCACACACTGGGCGTCAGCTGCCGGGCAAGTTTTTGCCTGGCTGCTGATTGCCTGGGGTATCGTCCAACTTTTTGCCGGAAATTGGTTAGGAGGCATTTGGTTGGGATTGATCGGTATGTTTCTCAATGATGCCGCGCAAAGCAGTTATCGGCAGGTCATAATTCGCAATGCCTTGAGGGGAGAGCCCGTACGGCGATTCATGAATTCTCAACCGATTGTGGTGCCACAGTCTCTCGATCTATCTCATTGGGTTGAAGATTACGTGTACCGCTTCCATCACCGCGCATTTCCGGTAACGTCGAACGGACACTTGGAGGGATATATTAGCACACAAGAACATAGCAAAATGCCCCGCACCGAATGGATTCGGCGCACAGTGGGCGAGGTCATGCAGAGAAATTTGGAACCCATCGAAATTACACCGGAGGCCGATGCACTGGCTGCTCTTGGAAAAATGCAGCGTAGCGGCTGCAGCCGTCTACTGGTGGTTGAGCACGAACAACTCCTGGGAATTATCAGTGTGAAAGATCTCTTGCAGTTTTTAGATTTAAAAATGGAATTAGAATCGGGTGAAGACAACACCCTCGATCGGTGCACGTGA
- a CDS encoding transposase: MAPAVLDKLVVRKLDARGILGQQNHQIPLVVQLQPANQHDVNTCLPLVIEMPAVAGKPGRPKQKPTALVADKAFDCKSLRQLLRWLGIVPLIPHRGQSQAGLGTMRWFIERTLSWLHQFRRLRTRWDRNPLVHQAFLTLAAAVICYRTWINQS; the protein is encoded by the coding sequence ATGGCACCGGCGGTGTTAGATAAGCTGGTGGTCCGCAAACTTGATGCTCGCGGTATTCTCGGTCAGCAAAACCACCAAATTCCGCTGGTAGTCCAATTGCAACCTGCTAATCAACATGACGTGAATACCTGCTTGCCGTTGGTCATCGAGATGCCTGCCGTCGCGGGCAAGCCGGGCCGACCGAAGCAAAAGCCGACGGCGCTGGTCGCCGACAAGGCGTTCGACTGCAAATCGCTACGACAACTACTGCGTTGGCTCGGCATCGTACCCCTGATCCCCCATCGAGGACAAAGCCAGGCCGGTCTAGGAACGATGCGTTGGTTCATCGAACGCACGCTAAGTTGGTTGCATCAGTTCCGACGACTCCGCACCCGTTGGGACCGAAACCCGCTTGTCCATCAGGCCTTCCTGACCCTCGCCGCAGCAGTCATCTGTTATCGTACCTGGATCAATCAAAGTTAG
- a CDS encoding DUF1559 domain-containing protein — protein MSPSCNSLLTSLITENLFEPSPHTGRRGTRGTRSSAFTLVELLVVIAIIGILIALLLPAVQAAREAAHRGQCANNLKQIGLALQNYVNVKKRLPPGRYGCDGYRGEECAIANTQLQYYCNMSGFVLILPYLEEQLLYNMLSPFDSERLLTEDPTMQAWKTDPNKLNGLAQRPAVYVCPSSQTLPTPDGQAPNASPFYTTGTYAFVSGTNGPSNGDSADPVKLHNTGAFVYLLTKRFIDITDGLSKTALVGEIRAGNTAVSSNIWSVANRHLDSLRTTELPLNTIPGSSTPSPPIWNDSGVYIVGAFGSDHVGGGNFLFADGHVRFFTDTIDSKNYNAMATISKGDSFNLQ, from the coding sequence ATGTCGCCAAGCTGTAACAGTTTGCTTACAAGTCTGATTACGGAAAACTTATTCGAGCCGAGTCCCCACACTGGCCGGCGAGGCACGAGGGGAACAAGGAGCTCGGCCTTTACGCTCGTCGAACTGCTGGTGGTGATTGCTATCATCGGCATTCTCATCGCCTTGCTGCTGCCGGCGGTGCAGGCGGCGCGGGAAGCAGCCCACCGCGGCCAATGCGCCAACAATCTCAAACAAATCGGTTTGGCGCTCCAGAACTACGTCAACGTCAAAAAAAGATTACCCCCCGGCCGTTACGGTTGCGATGGCTATCGCGGTGAGGAATGTGCAATTGCGAACACTCAGCTCCAATACTATTGCAACATGAGCGGCTTCGTGCTGATTTTGCCCTATTTGGAAGAACAACTGCTCTACAACATGCTTAGCCCGTTCGATTCGGAGCGACTGCTCACCGAAGACCCCACCATGCAGGCCTGGAAAACGGATCCAAACAAACTGAATGGGCTGGCACAACGACCAGCGGTGTACGTTTGCCCGTCGAGCCAAACACTCCCTACGCCCGACGGCCAGGCCCCCAATGCTAGCCCCTTCTACACCACGGGAACCTACGCCTTTGTTAGTGGCACCAATGGCCCATCGAATGGCGACAGTGCCGACCCGGTAAAGCTCCACAACACCGGCGCGTTTGTGTATCTGCTCACCAAACGCTTCATCGACATTACCGATGGCCTCAGCAAAACCGCCTTGGTGGGCGAAATTCGCGCTGGCAACACGGCGGTCAGCAGCAACATTTGGAGCGTCGCTAATCGACATCTCGATTCATTGCGTACAACCGAATTGCCGCTCAATACAATTCCCGGTTCTTCCACCCCCTCGCCTCCCATTTGGAATGACAGCGGCGTTTACATTGTTGGCGCGTTCGGCAGCGACCACGTGGGCGGCGGCAATTTCCTTTTCGCCGACGGCCACGTGCGGTTCTTCACCGATACCATCGACTCCAAAAACTACAATGCGATGGCTACCATCAGCAAGGGAGATTCTTTCAATCTCCAGTGA